A window of Ailuropoda melanoleuca isolate Jingjing unplaced genomic scaffold, ASM200744v2 unplaced-scaffold65997, whole genome shotgun sequence contains these coding sequences:
- the LOC105235210 gene encoding RNA polymerase II subunit A C-terminal domain phosphatase SSU72-like — protein MPSCPLRVAVVCRSNVNRSMEAHSILRKRGFRVQSFGVGSRVKLPGRSSNRPVIYDFSTTYKRMYEDLCRKDRECYRRKGILYLLGRNDRIKPRPERFQECSDPFDVIFTC, from the coding sequence ATGCCCTCGTGCCCGCTCAGGGTGGCTGTGGTGTGCAGGAGCAACGTGAACAGGAGCATGGAAGCCCACAGCATCCTCCGCAAGAGAGGGTTCCGCGTTCAGTCCTTCGGAGTCGGATCTCGGGTGAAGCTCCCAGGACGCTCAAGCAATCGCCCGGTGATCTACGATTTCTCCACGACCTACAAGCGGATGTACGAGGACCTTTGCAGGAAAGACCGGGAATGCTACAGAAGGAAGGGAATCCTGTACCTCTTGGGGAGAAACGACAGAATCAAGCCGCGCCCCGAAAGGTTTCAGGAGTGCAGTGACCCCTTCGACGTCATCTTCACCTGC